The sequence below is a genomic window from Anopheles cruzii chromosome 3, idAnoCruzAS_RS32_06, whole genome shotgun sequence.
AAATTACAGCTCAGCAGTGTGCTTAGCGTAAAGGTTTTTGCAATGCGCCAGATTTGGTGCCTCTCTAGTCCCTTGCGTGCATGTGCCTGAAGCCATAGCTTGTTCCTATTATTGTCCTAGGGATCGTTGTGCGTCGTCGTATCCTTTCACGAAATTAGAAACTAACTCCACCGCGGTCTCGTCAACGCCAAGCCAAGTGTGGTAAGTAAAACCAATGGCAAACGGCCACTAGCTGCTGAAGCGATACATCTTCTTGACCTGTTATCCTCGATCAATTCTTCAATATTGCATTTCATACATCTGTTCTATATATTGGACGGCAGATTATGGAGATAAACCTAGGCAAGAGGAAAATAAGATGGTAGTACTTTAATCGTTTCCATGCCGTCAACATTATCCCTTACGTATTGCCTCCGCTAGAGGCAATGCTGAGGGCAAATCAGTAAACCGATACAAAATAAACACTACGGCTTTATACCATTGTTTTCTGTCTACATTTCTACGCCCCAAAACCGTTCCACCTCTCATTTCCACTACGCGCGGAGTGTGACAATCAAACTCAGATGTGCAGAGAAGATACATTTACAAAAATATATCGTTTCTTCCTGACGAGTTACCACTACTTGACTCTGGGAAAAATAGGACGGACACTAGTGTAAGGTTTTTGGCGTACTGGTTTCAATAACAATTTAGTACTAAATTCAGCGTAGCTTATCAGTGTTGTCGATGTCGATTTACAGTTGACTAGTCTAAGTAGTTAAAAGTAAGTGCAAACAAGTGGAACCATTGACTGTTTCTACGCAGCAAGAGACGCTTCCGCCTGGAGTAAAATTGATCTTAAGGACAGCTAGAAGTGTGGCCTAACGAGAAAAGCGATCGGTAATGTTCTATTCACTGTCCTGTATCGCTTGGCAGTGTTGGTGACGCTCAAATGTCGTTCAAAACCTGTTACAGAATACCTATAGCGGCACACAAGCAAGAACGTCCAGGACAACGcagagagaaaataaaatgtgttaatatttctttttgttgaGTTCTACTTTTCGTCTCGTGTAACAGGTGCCGATGGGAAAACCGGTTGAAAGTGACCATTTTTAGTTGATACCGACGCATGATATTCTGCTCTCCAATGCTCAACGATTTTCCTACACATGCCCGCCATTTTCCAGATGTagcagttttgtttctttatcgAAACGATACCTTGTGAAGTATCTTCAGAACTTTTGCTGAGTTCCTCTCGTTTGCCATTTGAATCCTTCCATTCAAGGAGCTACGAAAAACAACGCCAAGTCTAACCTCCACCATCTTGGGATTTTTGTTTCACATATTCTACCCTAACATTGCCCGTTCGCTACCGAACACCTTTCACCTGTGTTCTTCGCCTTGGTTCGATCAACCTAGCCAAGAAGGCAGTgagattattaaaaaaaaaactacaaacaaaatcaataactCCGCAGTTGCCTCAAAAGTGTCGTCACTTTTATTCTACCATTCTGTCCCTAATACTGGTTGCCCCAGCAAATACTCACAACTGGACGAACGTCGTAAGAAACGGATAACGACGGTTCCGTATATGACCGGCCCGGAACACCATCATCATAGTAAAAGAGTACTTGTGGAGACTTTTCCGAGCGACCGGCTGGAAAGAAACAGTTGGCGGCGCCCGGCCCTCGGTAAGACACCGCAGGCATCACGCACTAGAGTAGTCGAGGGAACGGGACGACGGACCCGGCAAAGCATCCTCATCCAGCACGAAGGTTGGACTCTGCCGTGAAGTTGAGGCTATTGGTTGATAGTGATAACCCTGACGGTTGCGGTGATTCGATTTCTGCATATTGCCTAGAGTGGGTCGCTGATTATACGATTGGTCGGGACGTTTAACTGGAGAAAGACAAGGGACAATCAGGGCAAATGTGTAACACACTAACGATGCGCACCATACCTGGTATATAAGGTTTTTGATTACAGGTCGGTGTAATGCTATCACccgtttcgattttattatAGCTGCGATGATTCGATACGTCGTTCGAAGCCGAATTGTGGTTATGATTTGTTACATCGTTGCTACATATAGGGCTGAGTTCGCGCTCCTCCAAGCATATGTCGCTGTATTCATCGATCACGTGCCGGTACTGCGACGGACACTTCGTTAGTGCTGCCAATACGAACGCTTCGATCGAGCAAATGTATCCAAGTATCTGTGGGGCAAGAGGTTTaagtttaaattttaattttaatgccATCAAACCCTGGACTGTGGATGGTGACCATCCCTACGTACCGCTGATATGAACAATGTATCCTTCGTGTGCTTTGGCACCCACATGAACTCCTCAGCGAAAAACACCATATGTATTAGCAATGATGAACCAACAATAAATAGTAAACCAATTGTCAGGTACATCCATGCATtctggaaacataaaacaagtTGTAAGAGAATATGTTAACGTTGCCACCATGACGGGCGCATTTGGAATTGAGTAAAGCCGACTCACCAATCGTCCCCAATTGAATGGAAACATTAATGCTATGTGTGAAATATCCAAAAACAGCATCAAACAGGTTACTAACAAAGAGAAGAGTGCACAGAATACCTGCAATAAACAGAGAAAGTATTTAACTTACTACAGTT
It includes:
- the LOC128273853 gene encoding uncharacterized protein LOC128273853 gives rise to the protein MQPPQRYIPSVSDLYGTDEIEFLLDEIRDLEPACCQLEDIQDFEIAGSRAGELSISLESPLGTCTSWDSHAHYRQRIGNTPLPWGVALHCDASHLTSPTGIVRILLVVSSAACLACECSAGTVQVGLFLLPLIGRLRLMVFCALFSLLVTCLMLFLDISHIALMFPFNWGRLNAWMYLTIGLLFIVGSSLLIHMVFFAEEFMWVPKHTKDTLFISAILGYICSIEAFVLAALTKCPSQYRHVIDEYSDICLEERELSPICSNDVTNHNHNSASNDVSNHRSYNKIETGDSITPTCNQKPYIPVKRPDQSYNQRPTLGNMQKSNHRNRQGYHYQPIASTSRQSPTFVLDEDALPGPSSRSLDYSSA